One window of the Chryseobacterium sp. CY350 genome contains the following:
- a CDS encoding xylulokinase — translation MKFIGYDVGSSSIKASIVDEKGKVIAHAKYPESEMSIDSPKIGWAEQDPEQWWQNLRILTQKVIAESHIDKNEIKGIGISYQMHGLVLVGNDKEVLRPSIIWCDSRAVETGDKAFDDLGEEICMNKLLNSPGNFTASKLKWVKENEPKVYEKIWKFMLPGDFIALKLSGEATTTVTGLSEGVLWDFQKHQASKTLLNHWGIDESLVSTVVDNFTEQCVVSKQGAEESGLPEGIPILYRAGDQPNNALSLNVMNPGEIAATGGTSGVVYGVTDNIHSKESVRVNNFAHINHTKDQPRIGKMLCLNGAGIQYSWLRHQVDQKRHSYQELNDLASQIPIGSDGIIVLPFGNGAERVLKNKDIGSSTYNVNFNRHKSVHLFRAGLEGIAFSFVYGTEILMNDGLQKGIIKAGGDNLFRSSLFAQSIATLLDTEIRIFDTTGSTGAARAAAIGAGAFETLNDILTEKDITTTYIPDFKNMDLYRENYGKWKNKLEQVISGS, via the coding sequence ATGAAGTTTATAGGATACGATGTCGGGAGCTCATCGATAAAAGCATCCATTGTAGATGAAAAAGGAAAAGTAATTGCTCACGCAAAATATCCGGAAAGCGAGATGTCCATTGATTCGCCAAAAATCGGCTGGGCAGAACAAGATCCGGAACAGTGGTGGCAGAATTTGAGAATTTTGACTCAAAAAGTAATTGCGGAAAGTCACATTGATAAAAATGAAATCAAGGGAATCGGTATCTCTTATCAGATGCATGGTTTGGTTTTAGTTGGAAATGATAAAGAAGTTTTACGTCCGTCGATTATCTGGTGTGACAGCCGCGCAGTTGAAACCGGTGATAAAGCTTTTGACGATTTAGGTGAGGAAATTTGTATGAATAAACTTTTGAACTCACCAGGAAATTTCACCGCTTCAAAACTAAAATGGGTCAAAGAAAACGAGCCAAAAGTCTATGAAAAAATCTGGAAATTTATGCTTCCCGGAGATTTTATTGCTTTAAAATTAAGTGGTGAAGCAACGACAACGGTTACCGGATTGTCAGAAGGAGTTCTTTGGGATTTCCAGAAACATCAGGCATCAAAAACATTGTTGAATCATTGGGGAATTGATGAATCTTTGGTTTCAACAGTTGTAGACAATTTCACTGAGCAATGTGTAGTTTCAAAACAGGGTGCTGAAGAAAGTGGTTTACCGGAGGGAATTCCAATTCTGTACAGAGCAGGAGATCAGCCGAATAATGCATTGTCTTTAAACGTAATGAATCCTGGAGAAATCGCTGCTACAGGCGGAACTTCTGGCGTGGTTTATGGCGTGACAGACAATATTCACTCTAAAGAATCTGTGCGTGTAAACAATTTTGCGCACATTAATCATACGAAAGACCAGCCGAGAATCGGAAAAATGCTTTGTTTAAACGGTGCGGGAATTCAGTACAGCTGGCTGCGTCATCAGGTGGATCAGAAAAGACATTCTTACCAAGAATTGAATGATTTAGCTTCACAAATCCCCATCGGATCAGACGGAATTATCGTTTTACCGTTTGGAAATGGCGCTGAAAGAGTTTTAAAAAATAAAGATATTGGTTCATCTACTTATAATGTGAATTTTAACCGTCACAAAAGTGTTCATCTGTTCAGAGCCGGATTGGAAGGTATTGCTTTTTCTTTTGTTTATGGAACAGAAATATTAATGAATGACGGACTACAAAAAGGAATTATTAAAGCAGGTGGTGACAATCTATTCCGCTCTTCATTGTTTGCGCAATCGATTGCAACATTATTGGATACGGAAATTAGAATTTTTGACACGACGGGTTCTACCGGAGCAGCAAGAGCAGCGGCAATCGGAGCAGGAGCTTTCGAGACACTGAATGATATTTTAACTGAAAAAGACATTACCACGACGTACATTCCGGATTTTAAAAATATGGATTTGTACAGGGAAAATTATGGTAAGTGGAAAAATAAACTGGAACAAGTAATAAGTGGCTCTTAG